From Papaver somniferum cultivar HN1 unplaced genomic scaffold, ASM357369v1 unplaced-scaffold_16, whole genome shotgun sequence, a single genomic window includes:
- the LOC113337472 gene encoding 26S proteasome non-ATPase regulatory subunit 11 homolog gives MSSSYLPATNDSIAQALEAKTPSESISILYRILENPSSSPEALRVKEQVISNLSDLLTQEKKGEELRSLLTQLRPFFSVIPKAKTAKIVRGIIDAVAKIPNTSDLQISLCKEMVLWTRAEKRTFLRQRVEARLAALLMESKEYSEALTLLSSLVKEVRRLDDKLLLVDIDLLESKLHFSLRNLPKAKAALTAARTAANAIYVPPAQQGTIDLQSGILHAEEKDYKTAYSYFFEAFEAFNALEDPRAVYSLKYMLLCKIMVSQADDVAGIISSKSGLQYVGPELDAMKAVADAHSKRSLKLFESALRDYKAQLDEDPIVHRHLSTLYDTLLEQNLCRLIEPFSRVEIAHVANLIELPVSHVEKKLSQMILDKKFAGTLDQGAGCLIIFDDPKTDAIFPATLETISNIGKVVDSLYTRSAKIMA, from the coding sequence ATGTCTTCATCATATCTTCCGGCAACGAATGATTCAATTGCCCAGGCTTTGGAAGCCAAAACCCCATCTGAATCCATCTCCATCCTTTATCGTATACTTGAAAACCCTTCCTCTTCTCCCGAAGCTCTGCGCGTAAAAGAACAGGTCATTTCTAACCTTTCAGACCTTCTTACACAAGAGAAGAAGGGTGAGGAACTTCGAAGTCTTCTTACTCAGTTAAGGCCTTTCTTTTCTGTGATTCCTAAAGCAAAGACCGCGAAGATTGTCCGAGGGATAATTGATGCAGTAGCCAAGATTCCTAATACCTCTGACCTTCAGATATCTCTTTGCAAGGAAATGGTTCTGTGGACTCGTGCAGAGAAGCGTACATTTCTCAGACAGCGTGTTGAGGCAAGACTTGCAGCGCTTTTGATGGAAAGCAAGGAGTATTCAGAAGCATTGACCCTTCTGTCCAGTTTGGTCAAGGAGGTGAGGAGACTGGATGACAAGCTTCTTCTTGTTGACATCGACTTGCTAGAGAGTAAACTCCATTTCTCTTTGAGAAACCTTCCCAAGGCAAAAGCTGCCCTAACTGCTGCAAGAACAGCTGCAAATGCCATCTATGTTCCACCAGCCCAACAGGGTACCATCGATTTGCAGAGTGGGATTCTCCATGCCGAAGAAAAGGACTATAAAACAGCATACAGCTATTTCTTTGAAGCATTTGAAGCCTTCAATGCCCTTGAAGATCCTAGGGCAGTCTATAGCCTCAAGTACATGCTGTTGTGCAAGATTATGGTAAGCCAGGCTGATGACGTGGCAGGGATAATATCTTCAAAATCAGGCTTGCAGTATGTGGGGCCAGAACTGGATGCTATGAAAGCAGTGGCTGATGCTCACTCAAAACGGTCACTAAAGCTCTTTGAATCTGCCCTTCGTGACTACAAGGCCCAGTTGGATGAAGACCCGATCGTCCACAGGCACCTTTCCACCCTGTACGACACGCTTTTGGAGCAGAATCTTTGCAGGTTGATCGAGCCTTTTTCACGAGTTGAGATTGCTCATGTTGCTAACCTGATTGAGCTGCCAGTAAGTCATGTTGAGAAGAAGTTGTCTCAAATGATTCTTGACAAGAAGTTTGCTGGTACATTGGATCAAGGTGCAGGGTGCCTCATCATCTTTGATGATCCCAAGACAGATGCAATTTTCCCAGCAACATTAGAAACCATTTCCAACATCGGGAAGGTCGTGGACAGTCTCTATACAAGGTCCGCCAAGATAATGGCTTAA